One genomic region from Thunnus maccoyii chromosome 16, fThuMac1.1, whole genome shotgun sequence encodes:
- the ahi1 gene encoding jouberin, which translates to MPAGESEDRANTRERFNEVFKKYTDSEKKKLKKKNPETKETIVLQTLTKNLNLEKDTEDDETILQNTYHPEQGSPRYTKNKRREREVAEKVNINNSRNQEEIQPSKGKRKSKRELPSLPVPEDTTSYSQQDADASKSEITLESDDVGGGKEPKRRSKKGKSKGDAEAKVESQAEDSEDKLLAEYQQQIAQEEERTLKKTPVKTEEDSSASHSVLLNNDVGKKKKKKLKSVITESDVGDEDEGANQDVDAEHETESKGKKKKKKKKQVVKEEGETEAEAPQKRVFDDSLVLGVYVHRTDRLKSDLLISHPMVKIHVVDENTGQYVKKEDSHRPVSSFYEQENVDHILPIMTQPFDFKKNKSIIPEWQEQIIFNERFAHFVQQNDESPRVILFFEILDFITMEEARANVDVDKHERGFRKIAWAFLKLVGTNGVLNIDSKLRLQLFCPPPRAKRQHKTIEVVEWWRKHPRIKYTSTLYVTVKGIKLPEHVDPSIRSMMALQEERGSTSYSELQNEVTKKSLTQPQDNKPPVLRWSRLPGQVCRIPNKPMLAFRGGQMGCFTVLFSHAGTLLAAACADRDAFPVVVYEIPSGKVLAAFNGHLKIVYDLCWSRDDRSLLSASSDGTVREWNVERLLGTAQKVLPHPSFVYCAQYHPTAQNLVVTGGYDSLVRVWRLDVDDVNGRLLQEFEGHNSFINTVCFDSEGRRMFSADNTGLIIVWKTSVNDRKQRQPCHHWCIEKKIGESDLNGIPINMLQLHPNGRCLLIHAKDSVLRMMDLRILAVKKYTGATNYRERIYSTFTPCGNFIFSGSEDGMAYVWNTDTGDQVAVYSELCYRTALHSVSFHPHENMVAFCAFGQSQPVHVYLYDRKVSQLEAHNIKALSRSASGDTKTVTNTPDPPVFQDTSASSAMDQYAQATRIALKMQCVKEQLDSVLEPHKRSSASGYIYETEKLCITHTRRSVVLDTGTMGLNASLPPPSLLSPHSKLQLSGSLAEQFIPQAALSTQNRRFSPVGQRLKGASSFRLQTTLPDHISSGVHVETGSAPVQQIVVSLYDYRANRSDELTIRRGDVIHVLYKDNDSWWFGRLANGQQGYFLSSYVEDQRDFSEEVTQSVEAQAVVSEEAVERSTPTRVSAAITSSGELRFLSEPTLSDTDPELTDAKAKRKKKVKKPGPSSQATFSDPDASGSAGSRRRVRSKERPLPKRPTGRTNSAFEPDT; encoded by the exons CTCCAGACTCTAACAAAGAATCTCAACCTTGAGAAGGACACAGAGGATGATGAGACTATCCTCCAGAACACATATCACCCTGAACAGGGCAGCCCCCGCTATACCAAGAACAAGCGGAGAGAGAGGGAAGTAGCAGAAAAGGTTAACATCAATAACAGTCGAAACCAAGAGGAGATTCAACCATCGAAAGGTAAGCGAAAGTCTAAGAGAGAGCTTCCCTCACTTCCTGTACCTGAAGACACCACAAGTTACAGCCAGCAGGATGCAGATGCTTCCAAGTCTGAGATCACTTTGGAGTCAGATGATGTTGGTGGGGGAAAGGAACCAAAACGGAGAAGTAAGAAGGGGAAAAGCAAAGGAGATGCAGAGGCCAAGGTGGAGAGTCAGGCGGAGGACTCTGAGGACAAACTGCTTGCAGAATACCAGCAGCAGattgcacaggaggaggaaaggacTTTGAAAAAGACACCGGTCAAGACAGAAGAAGATAGTTCGGCCTCCCACAGTGTTTTACTGAATAATGATGttgggaagaagaaaaagaagaagctgAAGTCTGTGATTACAGAGTCAGATGTAGG GGATGAAGATGAAGGTGCCAACCAGGATGTTGATGCGGAACATGAAACAGAAtcaaagggaaaaaagaaaaagaagaagaaaaagcaag ttgTCAAAGAAGAGGGTGAAACCGAGGCAGAAGCACCGCAGAAACGAGTCTTTGATGACAGCCTTGTGCTGGGAGTGTATGTACACAGAACAGATCGCCTCAAGTCGGACCTGCTGATCTCACATCCCATGGTGAAGATCCATGTCGTTGATGAGAACACCGGACAGTATGTGAAGAAAGAAGACAG CCATCGTCCAGTTTCCTCATTTTATGAGCAAGAGAACGTTGATCACATTCTCCCCATCATGACTCAACCTTTTGATTTCAAGAAGAACAAATCAATCATTCCTGAGTGGCAGGAGCAGATCATCTTCAACGAACGCTTTGCGCATTTCGTCCAACAAAATGACGAAAGCCCCAGAGTCATACTCTTCTTTGAA ATCCTGGATTTCATAACGATGGAAGAAGCAAGAGCCAATGTTGATGTTGACAAGCATGAGCGAGGATTCAGAAAAATTGCATGGGCGTTCCTCAAG CTGGTCGGCACTAATGGTGTGCTGAATATTGATAGTAAACTTCGCCTCCAGCTCTTCTGCCCTCCACCCAGGGCAAAGAGGCAACATAAAACAATTGAGGTGGTCGAGTGGTGGAGGAAGCACCCCCGAATCAAATACACATCCACCCTTTATGTAACGGTGAAGGGCATTAAACTCCCTGAGCAT GTGGACCCAAGTATTCGTTCTATGATGGCGCTtcaggaggagaggggaagcACCTCCTACAGTGAGCTACAGAATGAGGTCACTAAGAAAAGCCTGACACAGCCTCAAGACAACAAGCCACCAGTCTTGAGATGGAGCAGACTGCCTGGTCAG GTCTGTCGGATTCCTAACAAGCCTATGCTTGCGTTTCGTGGTGGTCAGATGGGCTGTTTCACAGTTCTCTTCTCTCATGCCGGGACATTATTAGCTGCCGCTTGTGCTGACAGAGATGCTTTCCCTGTTGTAG tGTACGAGATCCCTTCTGGAAAGGTTTTGGCTGCCTTCAACGGCCATCTCAAAATCGTGTATGATCTCTGCTGGTCCAGAGATGATCGGAGTCTTTTGTCTGCCTCTTCTGATGGAACTGTCAG GGAGTGGAATGTGGAGAGGCTTCTGGGAACGGCCCAGAAGGTGCTCCCGCATCCATCATTTGTGTACTGTGCTCAGTACCACCCCACAGCCCAGAACCTGGTGGTGACGGGGGGCTACGACTCTCTGGTGCGAGTGTGGAGGCTTGATGTCGATGATGTGAATGGCCGGCTGCTGCAGGAGTTTGAGGGTCACAACAGTTTCATCaacactgtttgttttgactCTGAAG GAAGGAGAATGTTCTCTGCAGACAACACTGGCCTAATCATTGTATGGAAAACATCAGTAAATGACAGAAAGCAACGGCAGCCATGTCATCACTGGTGTATAGAGAAG AAAATTGGTGAGAGTGACCTCAACGGTATCCCCATCAACATGCTGCAGCTCCATCCGAATGGGCGGTGCCTGCTCATCCATGCTAAAGACAGTGTCCTGAGGATGATGGATTTGAGAAT TTTGGCTGTGAAGAAATACACCGGAGCCACAAACTACAGAGAGAGGATCTATAGCACTTTCACGCCATGTGGAAACTTCATCTTCTCTGGAAGTGAGGATGGAATGGCATATGTCTGGAATACTGATACTG GTGACCAAGTTGCAGTGTACTCCGAGCTTTGTTACCGCACCGCTCTCCACAGCGTGTCATTCCACCCTCACGAGAACATGGTAGCTTTCTGTGCCTTCGGTCAGAGCCAGCCTGTCCATGTTTACCTGTACGACCGCAAAG TTTCCCAGCTGGAGGCGCACAATATAAAGGCACTGAGCAGATCAGCTTCTGGAGACaccaaaactgtcacaaataCACCTGATCCCCCGGTGTTTCAGGACACATCTGCCTCTTCAGCCATGGATCAGTATGCCCAAGCAACAAGAATTGCATTAAAAATGCAATGTGTCAAAGAGCAACTGGATTCAGTACTT GAACCACATAAAAGATCTTCAGCTTCTGGATACATTTATGAGACAG AAAAATTGTGCATCACTCACACACGGAGGAGCGTGGTATTGGATACTGGCACA aTGGGATTAAATGCCTCGTTACCGCCTCCGTCTCTCCTGTCGCCACACTCCAAGCTGCAGCTCTCTGGTTCTCTGGCAGAGCAATTTATCCCCCAGGCAGCCCTGAGCACCCAAAACC GCAGGTTCAGTCCAGTTGGTCAGCGGCTAAAAGGAGCTTCATCTTTCAGGCTACAGACG ACCCTTCCTGACCACATTTCCTCCGGCGTTCATGTGGAAACTGGTTCAGCTCCTGTTCAACAAATA GTTGTTTCACTCTATGACTACAGAGCTAATCGTTCTGATGAGCTGACCATACGCCGCGGTGATGTCATCCACGTGCTGTACAAAGACAATGACAGCTGGTGGTTTGGACGCCTGGCCAATGGGCAGCAGGGGTATTTTCTTTCGTCTTACGTGGAAGATCAGA GAGATTTCAGTGAAGAGGTGACTCAGTCTGTAGAAGCACAAGCAGTCGTGTCTGAAGAGGCGGTTGAGAGGTCAACACCAACCAGG GTCTCTGCTGCAATTACTTCTTCTGGGGAACTTAGGTTTCTTTCTGAGCCAACGCTTTCTGACACCGACCCTGAGCTGACTGATGCTAA agctaaaaggaaaaagaaggtGAAAAAGCCAGGACCATCATCTCAGGCCACATTTTCAGATCCAGATGCTTCAGGGTCAGCCGGCAGCAGGAGGAGAGTCAGATCAAAAGAGAGACCTCTCCCAAAGAGACCGACTGGCCGGACTAACAGTGCCTTCGAGCCTGATACATGA